The following proteins come from a genomic window of Drosophila sulfurigaster albostrigata strain 15112-1811.04 chromosome X, ASM2355843v2, whole genome shotgun sequence:
- the LOC133848968 gene encoding alpha-(1,6)-fucosyltransferase, producing MLLVRQLFGSSSNSWVRALIIFVLAWAVLVYVFVLKLTNTQQQAAGQGQGGQGGQSYGSASLGSNGDNELNTRRINQAMQLLEHTKQRNEELKLLIDELMSEQLDKQSALKLIQRLEQDAAPKNGAGGGNDAGLLVDDTLFEVVPADSDMERGLEAAGGAAIDSGPAGQPPLGGVAGVEPSLEYELARRRVQTNVAEIWNYFSSELGKIRKSLGPNNADLEESIQQVLLQGAEHKRSLLSDMEHLRRVDGYEAWRHKEASELSDLVQRRLHHLQNPSDCANARKLVCKLNKGCGYGCQLHHVVYCFIVAYATERTLILKSRGWRYHKGGWEEVFKPVSDSCHDAGTANAYNWPGKPNTQVLVLPIIDSLMPRPPYLPLAVPEDLAPRLKRLHGDPIVWWVGQFLKYLLRPQTSTRDFLNSGMRNLGWQRPIVGVHVRRTDKVGTEAAFHSIEEYMTHVEDYYRTLEINGTSVVRRIFLASDDARVIEEARKKYPQYRIVGDPEVARMAAVSTRYTDTALNGIILDIHLLSMSDYLVCTFSSQVCRVAYEIMQTMYPNAADRFKSLDDIYYYGGQNPHNRRAVIAHKPRSHEDLQLKVGDLVSVAGNHWDGNSKGKNTRTNQGGLFPSFKVIDKVETAKLPVYNGV from the exons ATGTTGCTGGTGCGCCAGCTGTTTGGCTCCTCATCCAATTCCTGGGTACGTGCTCTCATCATCTTTGTGCTTGCGTGGGCGGTGCTCGTCTACGTCTTCGTGCTCAAGTTGACCAACACACAGCAGCAGGCTGCTGGTCAAGGGCAAGGTGGACAGGGAGGCCAGAGTTATGGATCCGCTTCGCTGGGATCGAATGGTGACAATGAGCTGAACACGCGACGCATCAATCAGGCGATGCAGCTGCTTGAGCACACGAAGCAGCGCAACGAGGAGCTCAAGCTGCTCATCGATGAGCTGATGAG TGAGCAGCTCGACAAGCAGAGTGCTTTGAAGCTTATCCAAAGACTAGAGCAGGATGCTGCACCCAAAAACGGAGCAGGAGGTGGCAACGATGCTGGACTTCTTGTGGATGATACGCTCTTTGAGGTCGTGCCCGCCGACTCGGACATGGAGCGTGGCCTTGAGGCAGCGGGCGGAGCTGCAATCGACTCAGGACCAGCTGGGCAACCTCCACTTGGCGGCGTGGCGGGCGTCGAGCCGAGTCTCGAGTATGAATTGGCACGACGTCGGGTGCAAACAAATGTCGCAGAGATTTGGAATTATTTTAGCAGCGAGCTGGGCAAAATACGCAAATCTCTCGGTCCGAATAACGCCGATCTCGAGGAGTCCATACAGCAGGTGCTGCTGCAGGGTGCCGAGCACAAGCGTTCGCTTCTGAGCGACATGGAGCATCTTCGTCGCGTCGATGGCTACGAAGCGTGGCGTCACAAGGAAGCGAGTGAATTGAGCGATTTGGTGCAGCGACGTCTGCATCATTTGCAGAATCCCAGCGATTGTGCCAATGCACGAAAGCTGGTCTGCAAGCTCAATAAG GGTTGCGGCTACGGTTGTCAACTGCATCATGTGGTCTACTGCTTCATTGTGGCCTACGCCACGGAGCGTACGCTCATCCTTAAGTCGCGCGGTTGGCGCTATCACAAAGGTGGCTGGGAGGAGGTTTTCAAGCCCGTCTCCGACAGCTGTCACGATGCTGGCACCGCCAATGCGTACAATTGGCCGGGGAAGCCCAACACTCAGGTGCTGGTGTTGCCCATCATTGATTCGCTGATGCCGCGTCCGCCGTATTTGCCGCTGGCAGTGCCCGAGGATCTGGCGCCGCGATTGAAGCGTCTGCATGGCGATCCCATTGTCTGGTGGGTGGGACAGTTTCTCAAATACTTGCTGCGACCGCAGACGAGCACACGCGACTTCCTCAACTCGGGGATGCGCAATCTGGGCTGGCAGCGTCCCATAGTCGG CGTACATGTCCGACGCACAGACAAAGTGGGCACCGAGGCTGCCTTCCACAGCATTGAGGAGTACATGACCCATGTGGAGGATTATTATCGCACGCTGGAGATCAATGGGACGAGCGTGGTGCGTCGCATCTTCCTCGCCTCGGACGATGCGCGTGTCATCGAGGAGGCGCGTAAAAAGTATCCGCAATATCGGATCGTCGGTGATCCGGAGGTGGCACGCATGGCCGCCGTTTCCACACGCTACACCGACACCGCTCTCAATGGCATCATCCTGGACATTCATCTGCTCTCGATGTCCGATTACCTGGTGTGCACATTCTCCTCGCAGGTGTGTCGCGTCGCCTATGAGATCATGCAAACGATGTATCCGAATGCCGCGGATCGTTTCAAGTCCCTGGATGACATCTACTATTATGGCGGACAGAATCCGCATAATCGACGAGCGGTAATTGCTCACAAGCCGCGATCCCATGAGGATCTGCAGCTGAAGGTGGGCGATCTGGTTTCGGTTGCGGGCAATCATTGGGATGGCAATTCCAAGGGCAAGAATACGCGAACCAATCAGGGTGGATTGTTCCCCTCCTTTAAGGTCATCGACAAGGTCGAGACGGCCAAGTTGCCCGTTTACAACGGTGTCTAA
- the LOC133848971 gene encoding uncharacterized protein LOC133848971: MANGKATASFFENGSTTQFEYCYKLYPEVLKMKAEKRSKKPQELIRLDQWFQNELPTLIKARGKDAHLVYDELVQAMKWKQSRGKFYPQLSYLVKVNTPRAVIQETKKAFRKLPNLEQAITALSNLKGVGTTMASALLTAAAPDSAPFMADECLMAIPEIEGIDYTTKEYLNFVQHIQSTVERLNAEVGGETPHWSPHRVELALWAHYVANDLSPELLDEMPPPGVAATAMATNGKTTSSKVLDGDDTNDGVGVVDDESLGAAADDNINPPLATSVNVVGAKNNSNSNNNALQDGDSNFVSNDSTSQEPIIDDNTTQTTATTTSTEDGEDRGPLASDDSESNLEAPPQQQQQQHKNHPQPAAAGVAAEVSPQQQQLNNNKQLNNNGETVATTTTTTTTAAPASVVDGAAAADGVGAAPPPANGNGKAAAASATTAQDEDELDDDDVDDEDEEDDEEEDDEDDEDEELEADESNSSSNNLRASRKQLQQHLTTTASAAAATDSATLTAPSIGQKRTALHCELDASSPDGATAAAATGADKSPELKKLRSD; the protein is encoded by the exons ATGGCAAACGGCAAAGCGACAGCGTCGTTCTTCGAGAATGGCAGCACCACACAATTCGAATACTGCTACAAACTGTATCCAGAGGTGCTCAAAATGAAGGCTGAGAAGCGCAGCAAGAAGCCCCAGGAGCTGATACGACTCGATCAATGGTTTCAAAACGAGCTGCCCACGTTGATCAAGGCACGAGGGAAGGACGCCCATTTGGTGTACGATGAGCTCGTTCAGGCGATGAAATGGAAACAGTCGCGTGGCAAATTCTATCCACAGCTATCGTATCTGGTCAAGGTGAATACACCACGTGCCGTCATTCAGGAGACAAAAAAAGCGTTCCGCAAGCTGCCCAATCTCGAGCAGGCGATCACAGCGTTGTCCAATCTAAAGGGTGTGGGCACAACAATGGCATCGGCTCTGTTGACCGCCGCCGCACCGGATTCGGCTCCGTTTATGGCCGACGAGTGCCTGATGGCCATACCAGAGATCGAGGGCATTGATTATACGACCAAGGAGTACCTCAATTTTGTGCAACACATACAGTCCACAGTGGAGCGTCTAAATGCGGAGGTCGGCGGCGAGACGCCGCATTGGTCGCCGCATCGTGTCGAGCTGGCGCTCTGGGCGCACTATGTGGCCAACGACCTCAGTCCCGAGCTGCTCGACGAGATGCCACCGCCGGGTGTGGCGGCCACAGCGATGGCCACAAATGGCAAGACGACGAGCAGCAAAGTGCTCGATGGCGATGATACCAACGATGGCGTTGGAGTTGTCGATGACGAAAGTCTTGGTGCAG CTGCTGATGACAACATCAATCCGCCGTTAGCAACGAGCGTCAACGTTGTCGGAGctaagaacaacagcaacagcaacaacaacgcttTGCAGGACGGCGACTCGAATTTCGTGTCGAATGATTCCACTTCGCAGGAGCCCATCATTGATGATAATACCACACAGACCACGGCCACCACCACGTCCACAGAGGATGGCGAGGACAGAGGACCTTTGGCCTCTGACGATTCCGAAAGCAATCTTGAGGccccaccacaacaacaacagcaacaacacaagaaTCATCCCCAGCCTGCGGCAGCTGGAGTCGCTGCTGAAGTGtctccacaacaacaacaactcaataacaacaagcagcTCAACAACAATGGCGAAACAGTTGCAaccaccaccacaacaacaacaacagctgctccTGCTTCAGTAGTTgatggagctgctgctgctgatggagTTGGAGCTGCTCCTCCGCCGgccaatggcaatggaaaAGCTGCTGCGGCGTCGGCGACAACGGCGCAGGATGAAGACGAGTTGGATGACGACGATGTCGATGATGAGGACGAGGAAgacgatgaggaggaggatgacgaagacgatgaggatgaggagcTAGAGGCTGatgagagcaacagcagcagcaacaatttgcgTGCCAGCAGgaaacaactgcagcagcatttgacaacaacagcgtcagcagcagcggcaacagatAGTGCAACGCTAACGGCGCCATCTATTGGCCAAAAGCGTACGGCATTGCACTGCGAGTTGGATGCCAGCTCGCCAGATGGCGCCACTGCTGCAGCCGCCACAGGCGCCGATAAATCACCAGAGCTAAAGAAACTGCGCAGCGACTGA
- the LOC133848980 gene encoding N-alpha-acetyltransferase 20: MTTLRPFTCDDLFKFNNVNFDPLTETYGLSFYTQYLAKWPEYFQLAESPSEHIMGYIMGKVEGHMDNWHGHVTALTVSPDYRRLGLAALLMNFLEDISEKKRAYFVDLFVRKSNKVAINMYTNLGYIIYRTILEYYSGDQDEDAYDMRKALSRDVNKKSVIPYTQPITMRELRHQLRHDGY, encoded by the exons ATGACCACGCTGCGGCCGTTTACTTGCGATGAcctatttaaattcaataatgt TAACTTCGACCCGCTGACTGAAACTTATGGTTTATCGTTCTACACGCAATATCTGGCCAAATGGCCAGAGTATTTTCAACTGGCGGAGTCACCCAGCGAGCACATTATGGGCTACA TCATGGGCAAAGTAGAGGGACACATGGATAATTGGCATGGACATGTCACGGCGTTAACAGTTTCGCCCGATTACAGGCGATTGGGATTAGCGGCTCTGCTGATGAACTTCCTCGAAGACATATCTGAGAA GAAACGCGCCTATTTTGTGGATCTATTTGTACGCAAGAGCAACAAGGTGGCAATTAACATGTACACTAATCTGGGCTACATCATATATCGCACTATACTTGAATATTATTCCGGCGATCAAGACGAGGATGCGTATG ATATGCGCAAGGCGCTGTCACGAGATGTGAACAAAAAGTCGGTTATACCGTACACGCAGCCA ATTACGATGCGCGAACTGCGTCACCAACTGCGTCACGATGGCTATTAG
- the LOC133848974 gene encoding dual specificity protein phosphatase MPK-4 — protein sequence MAAAATATKCGKPQDAGNLTRDDFDGGPVSIDEVETGLFLGNLTAATHMETLKSFKITHILTLDSVPLPQHIVDTSFLTTKYVQIADMPREDILQHLEACVEFIANALEQQQNVLVHCYFGVSRSSSAVIAYVMKAHQLDYQAAYEMVRAKRRFVQPNAGFVAQLKLFRRMGYKIDPGYQRYKMHRLRLAGEQMRKAKILPQSFHNVVRPDPDITRENPEPIVFRCRRCRRVLATKSHVLEHRARNAPPQSQPQSQPPPPSTDAPATAEGAEPPRLLEQLAERIRKTSLGSPSHEQTSQCRSLLFVEPIAWMHRIMLNTQGRLYCPKCEQKLGNFSWVNACQCPCGETMTPAFYLIPSKVELSKAVQNVQTTV from the exons atggcagcagcagcaactgcaaccaaGTGTGGCAAGCCACAGGATGCGGGCAACCTGACCCGCGATGACTTTGATGGCGGCCCGGTTAGCATCGATGAAGTGGAAACGGGTCTCTTCTTAG GCAATCTGACGGCTGCCACGCACATGGAGACGCTCAAATCGTTCAAGATCACGCACATTCTGACGCTGGACTCGGTGCCGTTGCCACAGCACATTGTGGACACCAGTTTCCTGACCACCAAATACGTGCAGA TTGCTGACATGCCGCGCGAGGACATCTTACAGCATCTGGAAGCCTGCGTGGAGTTCATAGCTAACGCGCTGGAACAGCAACAGAATGTGCTTGTGCATTG TTATTTCGGCGTCAGTCGCAGCTCTTCGGCGGTGATTGCGTATGTGATGAAGGCGCATCAGCTGGACTATCAGGCTGCCTATGAGATGGTGCGTGCCAAGCGACGCTTTGTCCAACCGAATGCGGGATTTGTGGCCCAGCTGAAGTTGTTTCGTCGCATGGGCTACAAGATTGATCCCGGCTATCAGCGCTATAAAATGCATCGATTGCGTTTGGCTGGCGAGCAGATGCGCAAAGCGAAAATCTTGCCGCAAAGCTTTCACAACGTTGTACGTCCCGATCCGGACATAACACGCGAGAATCCCGAGCCAATTGTGTTTCGTTGTCGACGCTGTCGTCGTGTCCTCGCCACCAAGTCGCATGTGCTCGAGCATCGGGCTCGCAATGCGCCACCGCAGTCGCAACCGCAATCGCAACCGCCGCCGCCATCCACAGATGCTCCGGCAACAGCAGAGGGAGCGGAACCTCCACGACTGCTCGAACAGCTGGCGGAACGTATAAGAAAAACATCGCTGGGTTCGCCCAGTCATGAGCAGACGTCCCAATGCCGGAGTTTGCTCTTTGTGGAGCCCATTGCCTGGATGCATCGCATCATGCTCAACACTCAAGGGCGACTCTATTGTCCGAAATGCGAACAGAAGCTGGGCAACTTTAGTTGGGTCAATG CTTGTCAGTGTCCTTGCGGCGAGACAATGACGCCCGCTTTCTATCTGATACCTTCCAAGGTGGAGCTCTCCAAGGCGGTGCAGAATGTGCAGACGACGGTCTAA
- the LOC133848978 gene encoding uncharacterized protein LOC133848978 yields the protein MLIMKIAGHVLRRHRTWGSVRLVHQRLLASFDFDHTILNGDCYETIESFLDPRYNRDELHSLKAQFGWMAYIECLLKTLQEEQGVRVEEIAESVRKLRTMPGMECLLRRLEKRPETDLCIISDANSYFIRQSLEANGLTDIFPPSRIFTNTANVLENGELQLAPYEEQSHCDRCPANLCKGGIMAALMQCDQSQQSYDRIVYCGDGCNDLCPMLQLRPQDFACIRHGEELHDRLSAHGGEIQAQVLIWRDGDDLQQQLEKAGCFESTFTSTSSSSSSTSSLSSSSSS from the coding sequence ATGCTGATAATGAAGATTGCTGGACACGTGCTGCGACGACACAGAACTTGGGGGAGTGTTAGGCTGGTCCATCAACGACTCCTCGCCAGCTTTGACTTTGATCACACGATTCTCAATGGCGATTGCTATGAGACAATCGAATCATTTTTGGATCCGCGTTACAATCGCGACGAGTTGCACTCGCTGAAAGCACAATTCGGATGGATGGCGTACATCGAATGTCTGCTAAAAACACTGCAAGAGGAGCAAGGAGTGCGGGTCGAGGAGATAGCGGAAAGTGTGCGAAAGTTACGAACGATGCCGGGCATGGAATGCTTGCTGCGACGACTGGAGAAGCGACCGGAAACGGATCTGTGCATTATCAGCGATGCGAATAGTTATTTCATACGACAGTCTCTCGAGGCGAATGGTTTAACTGATATTTTTCCCCCCTCGCGGATCTTTACGAACACGGCGAACGTGTTGGAAAATGGGGAATTGCAATTGGCGCCGTATGAAGAGCAATCGCATTGCGATCGCTGTCCTGCCAACTTGTGCAAAGGCGGCATAATGGCTGCCCTGATGCAGTGTGACCAGTCGCAGCAAAGTTACGATCGCATTGTTTACTGCGGCGACGGCTGCAACGATTTGTGTCCCATGCTCCAGTTGCGTCCGCAGGATTTCGCTTGCATTCGGCATGGCGAGGAGCTTCACGATCGATTGTCCGCCCATGGGGGGGAGATTCAGGCTCAAGTGTTGATCTGGCGGGATGGCGATgatctgcagcagcaactagaAAAAGCTGGCTGCTTTGAATCCACTTTCACTTCCACTTCCTCATCTTCATCCTCTACATCATCTTTAtcatcttcttcatcttcgtaA